The Clostridia bacterium DNA window AATCTATCACATTTTATTATCATTGTCAATAATCATGAACAATACAACTATGAGTAAAAAGACTAGGTTTAGACTAAACCTAGTCTTTTAGGTATTTCTACTTTTTTGTTTATTCTATTATTTCAGTAACAACGCCTGCACCAACGGTTCTGCCGCCTTCTCTTATAGCAAATCTCAATCCTTTTTCTATAGCTATCGGGGTTATAAGTTCTATTGTCATGTTTACATTATCCCCG harbors:
- the tuf gene encoding elongation factor Tu (EF-Tu; promotes GTP-dependent binding of aminoacyl-tRNA to the A-site of ribosomes during protein biosynthesis; when the tRNA anticodon matches the mRNA codon, GTP hydrolysis results; the inactive EF-Tu-GDP leaves the ribosome and release of GDP is promoted by elongation factor Ts; many prokaryotes have two copies of the gene encoding EF-Tu), whose protein sequence is GDNVNMTIELITPIAIEKGLRFAIREGGRTVGAGVVTEIIE